Proteins from a single region of bacterium:
- a CDS encoding biotin/lipoyl-containing protein, with protein sequence MFEFKLPDLGEGIHEGEVLKWHVQPGDVVVEDAPLVEVETDKAAVTIPSPRGGKVISVTGEIGDVVATGQVIAVIDDGQGAAAAPAAPVAKAAPAHKPAGSGRAA encoded by the coding sequence ATGTTCGAGTTCAAGCTGCCCGACCTGGGCGAAGGCATCCACGAGGGCGAAGTCCTCAAGTGGCACGTGCAGCCCGGCGACGTCGTCGTCGAGGACGCCCCGCTGGTCGAGGTCGAGACGGACAAGGCGGCCGTGACCATCCCGTCGCCCCGCGGCGGCAAGGTCATCTCGGTCACCGGCGAGATCGGCGACGTGGTGGCGACGGGCCAGGTCATCGCGGTCATCGACGACGGCCAGGGCGCCGCCGCCGCGCCCGCCGCGCCGGTCGCGAAAGCCGCGCCCGCCCACAAGCCGGCCGGCAGCGGCCGCGCCGCG